From Cannabis sativa cultivar Pink pepper isolate KNU-18-1 chromosome 8, ASM2916894v1, whole genome shotgun sequence, a single genomic window includes:
- the LOC133030085 gene encoding uncharacterized protein LOC133030085, which yields MGDFNDILAKEERIGNRVKYRPSQDFIDCVSNCLLEDVKSCGNFYTWSNKQQGDDRIFSKIDRAMANQSWMDMFPNADVNFMNEELMDHTPAVMSFYDMAPSGKKPFRYFKMWNTHPDFNTAVAASWNQQTTGHKLFQVVTKLKRLKGVLRELNRQAFSDIQRANEKAKDLLLPLILSKIRGPTRLRHVDLRSKVLR from the coding sequence ATGGGGGATTTTAATGATATTCTAGCCAAGGAAGAAAGAATAGGGAATAGAGTCAAATATCGTCCTTCCCAGGACTTTATTGACTGTGTTTCCAATTGCCTTCTGGAGGATGTCAAGTCTTGTGGCAACTTTTACACTTGGAGCAATAAGCAGCAAGGAGATGATagaattttttcgaaaattgatagGGCCATGGCCAATCAGAGTTGGATGGACATGTTTCCTAATGCTGATGTGAATTTTATGAACGAAGAGTTGATGGATCACACACCAGCTGTTATGTCTTTCTATGATATGGCTCCCAGTGGCAAGAAACCATTTCGATACTTCAAAATGTGGAACACTCATCCAGACTTTAATACAGCAGTAGCAGCCTCCTGGAATCAACAAACTACGGGGCACAAATTGTTCCAAGTGGTCACTAAACTCAAAAGATTGAAAGGGGTATTAAGGGAGTTGAACAGGCAAGCTTTCTCGGATATACAAAGGGCTAATGAGAAGGCTAAAGACCTGCTGTTGCCCTTAATTttgtccaaaatacgtggaccaacacGACTCCGACACGTGGATTTGAGGAGTAAGGTTTTGAGATAA